One genomic window of Fusarium keratoplasticum isolate Fu6.1 chromosome 3, whole genome shotgun sequence includes the following:
- a CDS encoding Cyclin-dependent kinase 1: MENYQKLEKIGEGTYGVVYKARDLANNGRIVALKKIRLEAEDEGVPSTAIREISLLKEMRDPNIVRLFNIVHADGHKLYLVFEFLDLDLKKYMEALPVSDGGRGKALPEGSSPHLMQLGLGDQVVRKFMLQLCDGVKYCHSHRILHRDLKPQNLLIDKEGNLKLADFGLARAFGVPLRTYTHEVVTLWYRAPEILLGGRQYSTGVDMWSVGCIFAEMCTRKPLFPGDSEIDEIFKIFRTLGTPSEEVWPGVTSYPDFKSSFPKWQRDYNNVLCHSLDHAGLELLEMMLVYDPAGRISAKAACNHPYFEEYIEQEQHASNQSNGYYH; the protein is encoded by the exons ATGGAGAACTACCAAAAGTTGGAAAAGATTGGTGAAG GCACCTACGGTGTCGTCTACAAGGCCCGAGACCTCGCCAACAACGGTCGCATCGTcgccctcaagaagatccgcctcgaggctgaggatgaaGGAGTCCCCAGCACCGCCATCCGCGAGATCTCCctgctcaaggagatgcgAGATCCCAACATTGTTCGTCTCTTTAACATCGTGCACGCCGATGGCCACAAGCTATATCTCGTCTTCGAGttcctcgacctcgacctcaagaAGTACATGGAGGCTCTTCCTGTGAGCGATGGTGGTCGAGGCAAGGCCCTGCCCGAGGGCTCTTCGCCGCATCTGATGcagctcggccttggcgatcAAGTCGTCCGCAAGTTCATGCTCCAGCTTTGCGATGGCGTCAAGTACTGCCACTCCCACCGCATCCTGCACCGCGATCTCAAGCCCCAGaacctcctcatcgacaaggagggcaacctcaagctcgccgatTTCGGTCTTGCCCGCGCCTTTGGTGTTCCGCTGCGCACATACACCCACGAGGTCGTCACCCTGTGGTACCGAGCCCCCGAGATTCTCCTGGGTGGACGTCAGTACTCGACTGGCGTCGACATGTGGTCCGTCGGTTGCATCTTTGCCGAGATGTGCACACGAAAGCCCCTCTTCCCTGGTGACTCGGAGATTGACGAGATCTTCAAGATCTTCCG GACGCTTGGAACACCCTCGGAGGAAGTCTGGCCCGGTGTCACATCGTACCCCGACTTCAAGTCATCTTTCCCCAAGTGGCAGCGTGACTACAACAATGTCCTCTGCCACAGCCTTGACCACGCcggcctcgagcttctcgagatgatgctcgTCTACGACCCTGCCGGACGCATCTCGGCCAAGGCAGCTTGCAACCACCCTTACTTTGAGGAGTACATAGAGCAAGAGCAGCATGCGTCCAATCAGTCGAATGGGTACTATCACTAG
- a CDS encoding UPF0029 domain-containing protein — translation MATQNDLQELLRLLTARKMSMMAAMGQVKALQTKNLRSIAQIADAPLATVEEALGGDAKAAKSLHAACKAHGKKSGGKRAAEDGGVGAGAKKPKLEAHRRDLDYSAMSGDELEAALELPLEEDEEVIRKTTVVTNRAPLMLAFVVELLRFTMPEQPPSSRLSLAQAVVSANSRSKAVSIGIEKAPPGGEQKIPEGQPKISIMGRQVPVLKRGGYTWSGSSQPSSSNASSVTLQGSPPKPKSWTASQKLSSKGSVFIAHAIPVSSPSARPALFKSLMAEKPELETATHNAWAIRTSFGNSPLKQEASFDDSESGCGNFLLQQLRELDISNTLVVLTRWYGGVMLGPDRWRLMRECLNDALSSQKRISSLNGEPVWALDTEDKKPTTSTVGMAIHRPEGARNYILRAFAPPETGVKKTVAAANEEKQEHLGRVLGALRLLFASWADTLSRDDLDRRAWSWYMSVRPDVDAGPAGWGAKGTLKLEKILDLRRKESA, via the exons ATGGCAACTCAGAATGACCTCCAAGAGTTGCTACGCCTGCTCACGGCGCGCAAAATGTCCATGATGGCCGCCATGGGCCAAGTAAAAGCCCTCCAGACAAAGAACCTCAGAAG CATCGCGCAGATCGCCGATGCGCCCCTGGCAACAGTCGAAGAAGCCCTCGGCGGAGATGCCAAGGCGGCAAAGAGCCTGCACGCGGCGTGCAAGGCGCATGGGAAGAAGTCTGGCGGGAAGCGCGCGGCGGAGGATGGGGGAGTCGGTGCTGGGGcgaagaagcccaagctgGAGGCGCATCGACGGGATCTTGACTACAGCGCCATGTCCGGTGATGAACTCGAGGCGGCGCTGGAACTGCCCctagaggaggatgaggaggttaTCCGGAAAACGACTGTTGTGACGAACAGGGCGCCCCTGATGTTGGCGTTTGTGGTTGAGTTGTTGCGATTCACAATGCCAGAGCAACCACCAAGCAGCCGGTTGAGTCTGGCTCAGGCCGTGGTGAGCGCCAACTCGCGGTCGAAAGCTGTAAGTATAGGCATTGAAAAGGCACCTCCAGGAGGTGAGCAGAAGATCCCAGAAGGCCAGCCAAAGATCAGCATCATGGGCCGTCAAGTCCCGGTCCTCAAGCGAGGCGGCTACACCTGGTCCGGCTCATCACAACCGTCGTCGTCCAACGCCTCTTCAGTAACACTTCAAGGAAGCCCACCGAAACCCAAGAGCTGGACCGCAAGCCAGAAACTGAGCTCGAAAGGATCCGTCTTTATAGCTCACGCCATCCCCGTATCATCACCATCTGCACGGCCAGCACTTTTCAAGTCTCTAatggccgagaagcccgagcTCGAAACTGCGACTCACAACGCCTGGGCTATCCGGACAAGCTTTGGAAACTCGCCCCTAAAACAGGAGGCATCTTTTGACGATAGCGAGTCGGGTTGTGGAAATTTCCTGCTTCAGCAATTGCGCGAACTTGACATCAGCAACACGTTGGTTGTGCTCACGAGATGGTATGGCGGCGTGATGCTTGGTCCAGATCGATGGCGCCTCATGAGAGAGTGTCTCAACGACGCCCTGTCATCCCAGAAGCGCATATCCAGTCTCAACGGGGAACCTGTGTGGGCACTCGACACGGAGGATAAGAAGCCCACGACCTCGACGGTGGGCATGGCTATCCATCGACCCGAAGGAGCGCGAAACTACATTCTCCGAGCCTTTGCGCCGCCAGAGACAGGAGTCAAGAAGACAGTTGCCGCAGCCAACGAGGAGAAACAAGAGCACTTGGGCCGCGTGCTAGGTGCCCTGCGGCTACTGTTTGCGAGCTGGGCGGACACGCTGAGCCGAGATGATCTAGACAGACGGGCCTGGAGCTGGTACATGAGCGTGCGGCCAGACGTGGATGCCGGGCCGGCAGGCTGGGGTGCCAAGGGAACGTTGAAGTTGGAAAAGATACTGGATCTAAGGCGTAAGGAGAGCGCGTGA